The Trichosurus vulpecula isolate mTriVul1 chromosome 3, mTriVul1.pri, whole genome shotgun sequence genome includes a window with the following:
- the LOC118844365 gene encoding 40S ribosomal protein S23-like, with protein MGKCRGLRTARKLRSHRRDQKWHDKQYKKAHLGTAFKANPFGGASHAKGIVLEKVGVEAKQPNSAIRKCVRVQLIKNGKNITAFVPNDGYLNFIEENDEVLVAGFGRKGHAVGDIPGVRFKVVKVANVSLLALYKGKKERPRS; from the coding sequence ATGGGTAAGTGCCGTGGTCTTCGTACTGCTCGAAAACTCCGAAGCCACAGGAGAGACCAAAAGTGGCATGACAAACAATACAAGAAAGCTCATTTGGGCACTGCCTTTAAGGCCAACCCGTTTGGAGGAGCATCTCATGCCAAAGGGATTGTCTTGGAAAAAGTTGGTGTGGAAGCCAAACAGCCCAACTCTGCCATCAGGAAGTGTGTGAGAGTCCAGCTGATTAAGAATGGCAAAAATATCACTGCCTTTGTTCCCAATGATGGCTACTTGAACTTtattgaggaaaatgatgaagttTTGGTTGCTGGATTTGGTCGAAAAGGTCATGCTGTTGGTGATATTCCTGGAGTCCGATTCAAGGTTGTGAAAGTTGCAAATGTTTCTCTTCTGGCCTTGtacaaaggcaagaaggaaagacCAAGATCATAA